The Culex pipiens pallens isolate TS chromosome 2, TS_CPP_V2, whole genome shotgun sequence DNA window CTTTAATGAAATTCATTTTGTTTACTCGAAGCAACTAACTAGACTAGTCAATTTGAGTAAACAACTTTTAGATAAATATTGGTCAGGGTTGAAAGAATGTGatgcatgttttgatatttgGAGCAAATTACCTTGCAACATGCACTCAAGCGAGCTTTACAATTTAAATtgctgttttaaatgttttcaaaacacaaaCTTGTTTTATTGGTCAGTTAACAAAAGGAACTGAAACATTAAACACATTATTTGTTTCAACATTAAATTCGTGGCGTGTCTATATATTTATGTCTATACTATTTTTCAGgccattccaaattttatttcatgtttttatccGCAATATTACCGAAACtttatgttttgtttgaaaaaaaaacttatccagatttttaagcgaagatggcgttcgaattgtgaacgcccgaaatgtcaaagttacgaaaaagtgtgccatatggcatgacagccacatttcttttctaatgttggtgctactgagcgattctgacatttcggacgttctcAATtctaacgccatcttcgcttaaaaacctggatacaaaatattcaaaatctctATACACTCAActcaggcctgcaaaatgtttccaacccagcgtacacatgtaGCAAATcgaaatgtcagttcactgctagcatctgactgtgtccgttcaaccactgccgcctgactcgtgccggtcggctgctggagaatgagagacgtgaaaaaattagctacactcactcaattcgtgtcgtatgactgactcgaaaaatcctctctaaacactattttgactatttttaaacagttgaatggttctagactgtgcaaaacacttaaaacaaccataacttatattcaaaattacatttccacgcataaataccaacttttttgtataaaagcttgtttctttatgtgtgtgcgtgcaacgtcgaatgagcgttggtcgactactgcctcgcattgcagctgctcagtgagctagggcactcacgactgagtcgggtttgtttatgtcacggttgtgcggttcagtgaatggatctgaaaaaatcgtgtatgcgtcgccgattttcgcgtcaggacccctgacattttcagcactgcactcaacccccggtggttggtcacttttttgtttgacactttttgagTTTGCACTCCGTTGGttagtcaaagtcaaactaaaaagtgacgaactgtcactttttacacggcgctcaccaACACTATCAATACAAACGTTTGACAGTGTGTGTGAActtcgtgtaaaaggggtgtcaaactaaaaagtaaccCCGTTCGTTTCACAACCGTTGGTTTGACTGTACTAATATTTATGCACAACTATAGAAAACACGCTTAGGatactttctgtcaagaaggaccacaaagtttattcttcaaaattgattaaaaaatccaatCCCGTTTTGAACAGTAATACAGAtaaatgtcgattttatgatgaaataaaacaatttcaaatttcataccAATTTATGtaaggtatgcacttcggaagtaaccggtcaagaaaaatttcaaatgggaagcagcggcagcgcaagcaagtcagagagggtgaagaaaagttccaagaaatcgctctctcttctgctgttcgtaaagctgtttcttgacccctttccttccgatctgcagacTAGCCTTTACTCGCTGTAgattataatgaaaacatcaccccaagtttcagcgccctctagtggggaggtaattttgacgtttgattgcctatttaaattgacgaatccgctctgtatcaGCAATTTAAGGTTAATTTTAGGACgcaatttaagtttaattttaggtTCCAATCGCATTTTAAAGGgttcatttttgtatttaaatcaAATAGGAAAATTTGGGACTTtgagatattttgcaaattttctgtAGTAGCATAACTAATGTATAGAGCagtttgtgatactttttgctccataattttgaaaaaatggacttaaaatttgaaattaggtTTTTTCGTTCTCTATCTTTTTTTCTCCCCCtgatttttgggatcaattttgaagggggaagCGATAGAATCCTTGAAAACTAATggcattaattaaattaaatcatacgCAATCCAAAGATAACACACAGCTCACAGTCGTGATGCTTCAACCATCCGTCAGGAAAACTCTCCGCATGATGCACTCCTTGATCATCTGGCCGTTCCGTTTGGCTGTGACTTCAAAATATAACTTCCACTCGCCAAGCATGTGGAACGGAACAATCACCCCGTACGTTCCAAACTTCAACCGGTCCAACACCTCAACGTGCTAAAATCAAGCATTAATTTAGCTAAACTTGCTAAAACACTTCAAAGTTATCTTACCCCCTTTCTGTAGGGACAGTACGTCTGGTTCAGCGTTTTCGTGATAAAGTACCATGCCTCTCTGGGGTTCAGAATGTCCGGACAAAAATCTTTCACAATCCGGGCAAACACGCCCGGTCTCCACTGGCCACGCTCCAGGTGCTTCGTGTAGAAGTATGTCTTGAAAAAGTAagtgaaatttgttgaatttacataaaaatgatcTAAAAACGCCTACTCCAAGCGGCGCCTCGTAGTCCTCCCTAACGGTTACGGTTCCACTGACACACATGACATCGTCCTCGTTGAGTTCAAACTCGAGTCCGGTGAAATCGGCGGCTGGAAGCGGAAGTGGCTCGTCCCGATCGTCACAGAGGAGGGCTTCCTCCACGACATCGACGATGATTTTGCACTGTTGGGAATGGAATGTTAAGTTTTGCTATAGATTCAGTACAGATATGTAATTACTGAAACTAGTTTCAAAACTAAAGCCATCGAAGTGAAAAGATACAATGTACTGGAATACATTTTGTATTGAATTTACGAACATTAATACAAAACTGATCAACCTCAAGCAACGCTTTTATACTCACCATAATTGATTTAAACTGTGATAAATGTGGGTTACCAGTGTTTTTCATTACTCGTATGCACGCAGCAATAAAATATCACGTTTAGGTAAACTATGCATTTATTTCAATATGAGGCTTCAATGAATCATTTTACACTAATATTTTACTTATCAACCATCAATTAGGTCAGCTCGTCGCATGATGCACTCCTTAACGGTTTGACCGTTCCGTTGGGCAGATATTTCGAAGTAAATCTTCCACTCTCCAAGCAAGTGGTGCGGAACGGCGACCCCGAACGTGCCCAACTTCAAGTGGTCAAACCTTTCAATATGCTGAAAGGAGACAATTTAAATTAGCTACTAACAATCCCAACTAACACATCCCTAAACATACCCCTTTCCGGTACGGGCACTTCGTTTGCTGCAAGATTTTCGTGATGGGATACCAAGCCTCGAACCGGTTCAGGATGACCGGACAAAAGTCCCGCACAATTCGGCTCATGATGCCCGTTTTCCACTCGCCCCGCTCGAGGTGTTCCGTGTAGAGGTTCATCTTGAAGGAATGTTGAAAGTTTTAGGTTAATTGGTTGTTCgatttatttagtttatttatttatttgttcaaTCATTTCAGAATAAGCAATATTTGTACATAACAATAATTTATCACAACTTTTCAATATGTTATTTaagataaaatttgattttaaattgtattagtTCATTCAAACCTTTATGCAAAatggatgtgcgacaaaaggtcgaaagacataaggtcgaatggacaaaaggtcgaaagtggacaaaagatCGAAAGATCAATACgtcgaatgtgaaaaaaatgaaacaaataattataagtatagagcaattccagctcaaatcatgattttttctgggacttttgtacccgaccctctccgattttaatgaaacattgtagacatgttatcctaggcctatataagccatttttgtgtatatggagccaatagtactcgaaaataacatttgagaagggcgtaaggtatttaaatatttttgtatttaacaatttaaaaattactgcatctcgaagccgttgcttcgtatcaaaaagtggtcaaagacaaacttgtaggaaattggacgggctttctgataaaaatacacgccacttctatgagatttttcagtttttaagattaaaagttaaatttgttgCTGAtgtcaggattttttttcgctcgaaatttttgaggaaatagcctaaaatgttacaaaaagactcacgaaaaatgcaggatggtatgtgtctcctaaaaaaatacaaaaatcatttactacatctgtttttttgaaaagtggtcttaacgtcggaattttgaaaaaccggtagtgggaatcgattccccagacaattttacattatcctatgtccaatccttgggaagatacagcggttttaaaaataaaaatgttgaaaaaacgggttttttggtagtttttggcaatttctatgtgacagacttggtttttcagtctcgtaaatatttttaccggaaagctcgtccaattttccataagttcGAGTTACAGTagattttaaattgcaaaatacatttttttaaataccttacgcccttctcaaatgttattttcgtgtactattggcttcatatacacaaaaatggcttatataggcctaggataacatgtctacaaagtttcattaaaatcggagagggtcgggtacaaaagtatcagaaaaaaaattgctctataaacttttaagaaattctctaaaaaaatattttcttacaaaCAAGTCTGAGTTTTATCTGTGAGTTCACCTTTGGTTTATTCATCCTTTCAgtaatcatcttttttttaataaacagtataacttccaaaccattttttgagaagatttccattttttcaaacatgagcagttcttcaaaaacaaggtcgacttctaaaatatttttgtgagtttttccattctttcaaacttgagcatttctttgaaaaaaaagtacgacttctgaaatattttggaagcttatttttattttttaaaacaacctcttcttgattgtcaaaacatttttgtaagtttttttcaattctttcaaacatgagctgtttaaaaaaaaatgtcgacatctataatatttttaaagttttttttattatcctaCCTATTCTTGACTTTAAATACtacttcttaaatattttgtaagttctttatttcatttgttaaaatcgttgGAATATTTTAGAGCCTTTGCATTcttccaaattaaaattaaaataatttcgaaaaaataaaaagtctagcttttttaatattgttgcaAGTTTGTTTATGCtgttttaatcttattttcaaaatctgacttcaaaaacatagctgtttatgaaaaaatcgatcgtatttatattttttaaaatcaacccTTTCTAAATCCCCCCCTCCGCCTTCAAACAATCCGGggggctagttttttttttatccagaGGACCTCTAAATTTTTGTAACAATAAAGTGAAGTGGCAGAagtgaaaataagaaaatcgtTCAAATCAGCTTTCCATAGCTGCTTATCAATATTTGTGTatttacacccaaagttaaagaccgaGGGGATggtcctcccgaaaagaaacttgaggaaagtactattttgcgagagtaaagaccactcgcgtgttcattcgttcattgaaacagttcatcctattgagtggcttatatggacaaatgacagccatttagtcaccgaaccatggtggcacatacggcaaaggcacggttctaTATGCCGAAGGTCTGGGGTTTTAGTCTCGGTACCGATACTTTTTTTATAGatgaatttttttggaaaatgaacccatgagtaaagtactctcgttaattttgggatttatcctctccgtcaacacagtaccattttactaccgaaccgggctctttatcctctcgtatgcccaGTTCCAGGCTcatatcaaaagttttgttttgtaaaatgtttttttaagtcgaCCTTTTTTCCTTTCGATggtttgtccattcgaccttatgtctttcgacctgtTGTCAttcgtgaaaatattttaattaaataattgataaactatgatgtcccgcccgtgtggatcaatcggaccgcgcactggacttacaatccagaggttgctagTTCGAATCACGCGGCGAgcgctctaaaaattctaagtgtaaatttggGCCTCCGGCGCCGTCgttccgtgccgtactcaaattTCAATTGCTTTGTTAGTTcataaaattcaaaccaaagtTAGGATCAATAATAAGTCcaataaaaaatctttatcaCATAGTTTATTTGTGACCACTAACACAGTTCAACAATGTGTatgataataaaataaataaaaactgtaGAGCATTTTAACGTGATAAAGTAACTACAACTTACAAAGGGAGCAATTTATGAAATGTATGTTGAATTGACGAAAGAAGTATTTTTGtaagataaaaataaataaaaatgtaaaaaaaaagttaaaaaatttaaatttgaggccacgatatcaaaatttgaatgaaagaagtgttcagttgtttttgcaatcattaatttccaagatttctgagtattgacgaaaattttatgtttgcgaGTAAAAATAAGGTTGAcatgaactttaaaaaatatttgcaacggccttattaggaATTTaacatttagtaaaaaaaataaaagcaaaatccgcaaaaaactAAGCTGAAGACAAaaaaacgatcagaaaatcctgTCACGAGATAAAGCTTATTGAATATGTAGTCACATGCCCATTTTTTTATAACCAGCcggcaaaattgtatgaagtcttgtaaaaaaaatatggaaaaactgaagaaaaaaaaataaaaacaatgatttttctTAAACGAAATTCTACAATATTAATCCTGAGCAAAATTTTAACCAAATGAAAACTACAAAATTAAAAGTCACGTGATTGTGAGTTTagcttaaaattttccaatttgcaATCCTTACCCCAATTGGCGCCTCGTAATCCTCGGTCACGTTTACGGTTCCGCTAAAGTTCATCACGTCGTCCTCGTCCAGCTCGAACTCCAGGCCGGAAAAATCGGCCGCTGGCAGGGGCAACGTGTCGTCACACTCGTACGGGGTCTCGTGAACGTCCACGATCACTTTCGACTGCAAAATTGCGATGGAACTTTAATTTCTCAAGCTTCTTATGTAAAAGTAAACCTTTTTTTACCAAAACGAATGATTTCCACAAAATCCAATCCAACACACTAGCGAATAACATGAAAATCGAACAGTAGTTCATATTTCTCTAACGTGGTTGAATCAAAACTAACtttattttgctcaaaagtcgcgtatttaagagcgagtttttcaccaatgtgtaacaggtcgtatcgaggtgctctgatttggatgaaactttcagcgtttgtttgtctatacatgagatgaactcatgccaaatatgagccctctacgacaaagggaagtggggcaaaacgggctttgaagtttgaggtccaaaaaaccagaaaaatcttaaaattgctcgcatttccgtaaaacttcatcaattccaactctcttagatgaattcgaaaggtcttttgaagccctttaaaatgtgccatagacatccaggattggttcgactttttctcttagcttttgcaaattactgtcaaaaattgatttttttaaaaccttaatatctttttgcagcagcctccaacacccataatcccataggtcaaaagataggtaattacatggactataagcctacggtgttaactttttggccaatcgcagttattctcata harbors:
- the LOC120430684 gene encoding uncharacterized protein LOC120430684, which codes for MCVSGTVTVREDYEAPLGTYFYTKHLERGQWRPGVFARIVKDFCPDILNPREAWYFITKTLNQTYCPYRKGHVEVLDRLKFGTYGVIVPFHMLGEWKLYFEVTAKRNGQMIKECIMRRVFLTDG
- the LOC120430682 gene encoding uncharacterized protein LOC120430682, coding for MNYCSIFMLFASVLDWILWKSFVLSKVIVDVHETPYECDDTLPLPAADFSGLEFELDEDDVMNFSGTVNVTEDYEAPIGMNLYTEHLERGEWKTGIMSRIVRDFCPVILNRFEAWYPITKILQQTKCPYRKGHIERFDHLKLGTFGVAVPHHLLGEWKIYFEISAQRNGQTVKECIMRRADLIDG